The Granulicella sibirica genome has a segment encoding these proteins:
- the hydA gene encoding dihydropyrimidinase, with the protein MGVLIQHGTVVHATGAVKADVLLEGESIAAVGLGLEAAGHSVVDATGLLVMPGGIDVHTHLDMPFGGTVSADDYRTGTIAAAVGGTTTVIDFALQAKGHSMREALDIWLAKSRGKACIDYSLHMAITDLGPGDGHSGLKEMEEMVSEGISSFKLFMAYPNVLMIDDGLMFRVMQKAGALNALCCIHAENGSAIDIVVEQMVAEGKTAPHYHALSRSTKAEAEATHRSIALAEMAGATVYIVHLSNEDALRELKHAQERGLRAIAETCTQYLVLSIEEQMPGKSWEEAKYVFTPPLREKKNQEPLWGALEDGSLAVVSTDHCPFRFADQKSLGKDDFRKIPNGGPGVENRLQILWHFGVNSGRITPERFVELSCTAPARIFGMANKGEIAVGKDADVLLWDPAKDYTISAATQCMATDYSMFEGWTVKGNVKHVFSRGELVVEDGTWVGETGRGRFVKRKANAGGYA; encoded by the coding sequence ATGGGAGTTTTGATTCAGCATGGGACCGTGGTGCATGCTACCGGCGCGGTGAAGGCGGATGTGCTGCTGGAAGGGGAGAGCATCGCCGCTGTGGGGCTGGGGCTCGAGGCGGCGGGGCATAGCGTTGTCGATGCGACTGGACTGCTTGTGATGCCGGGTGGCATCGATGTGCATACGCATCTCGATATGCCGTTTGGGGGAACTGTTTCGGCGGATGACTATCGGACGGGCACGATCGCGGCTGCGGTTGGTGGGACGACGACCGTGATCGACTTTGCGCTGCAGGCGAAGGGTCATTCGATGCGCGAGGCTTTGGATATATGGCTTGCGAAGTCGCGTGGGAAGGCTTGTATCGATTACTCGCTGCATATGGCGATTACGGATCTTGGGCCGGGCGATGGGCATTCGGGGCTGAAGGAGATGGAGGAGATGGTGAGCGAGGGGATCTCTTCGTTCAAGCTCTTCATGGCTTATCCCAATGTGCTGATGATCGACGATGGGTTGATGTTTCGGGTGATGCAGAAGGCGGGAGCGCTGAATGCGCTGTGCTGTATCCATGCGGAGAATGGAAGCGCGATCGACATTGTTGTCGAGCAGATGGTCGCCGAGGGTAAGACTGCGCCGCACTACCATGCGCTGAGCCGGTCTACCAAGGCTGAGGCGGAGGCGACGCATCGGTCGATTGCGCTGGCGGAGATGGCGGGGGCTACGGTTTACATCGTTCACCTTTCGAATGAGGATGCGCTGCGCGAGTTGAAGCATGCGCAGGAGCGTGGGCTGCGAGCGATCGCGGAGACTTGCACGCAGTATCTTGTGCTGTCGATTGAAGAGCAGATGCCGGGCAAGAGTTGGGAGGAGGCGAAGTATGTGTTTACTCCTCCGCTGAGGGAGAAGAAGAACCAGGAGCCGCTTTGGGGAGCGCTTGAGGATGGGTCGTTGGCCGTGGTCTCGACAGATCATTGCCCATTCCGGTTCGCGGATCAGAAGTCGCTGGGGAAGGATGATTTCCGGAAGATTCCGAATGGTGGTCCGGGGGTTGAGAACAGGCTACAAATTTTGTGGCATTTTGGAGTCAACAGCGGACGGATAACTCCGGAGAGATTTGTGGAGTTGAGTTGCACGGCTCCGGCGCGGATCTTTGGCATGGCGAATAAGGGCGAAATCGCGGTGGGGAAAGATGCGGATGTGCTGCTGTGGGATCCTGCGAAGGACTATACGATTTCGGCGGCGACGCAGTGCATGGCGACGGACTACTCGATGTTCGAAGGTTGGACGGTGAAGGGGAATGTCAAGCATGTCTTCTCGCGGGGGGAGTTAGTGGTTGAGGATGGCACGTGGGTGGGTGAGACCGGGCGGGGCCGCTTTGTGAAGCGGAAAGCGAATGCGGGAGGGTATGCCTGA
- the preA gene encoding NAD-dependent dihydropyrimidine dehydrogenase subunit PreA encodes MAKVTPTLETNFCGIPCINPFWLASAPPTNCGEQIMRAFDAGWGGAVWKTIGAPITNVSSRYSSIDWDGRRMMGLNNIELISDRPTEVNLREIAEVKRRYPKHVVIASLMVESKRETWHDIVQKVEDAGADGLELNFGCPHGMSERGMGSAVGQVPEYCEQITGWVKEKARTPVIVKLTPNISDIRMPARAAKRAGADALSAINTINSITGIDLDTLEPRPNVDGKSSHGGYCGPAVKPIALNMVQQVQSDAASTLPLSGIGGVGNWRDAAEFILLGCGTVQVCTAVMHYGYRIIEDLQDGLLEWMGTKGYRTIDDFLGLSLPNVREWKNLNLNYQVVARIHEDLCIGCQLCYTACWDGAHQCIHLDRTAAVQDITRTPDMVTAESARKISTTPIPKLDAGGLGRSSKVTPLERVPRVDEHHCVGCNLCSLVCPVDGCITMERIENGLAPETWAERSAAGLVAEGAASEVINPNV; translated from the coding sequence ATGGCTAAGGTGACTCCGACGCTTGAGACGAACTTTTGCGGGATTCCGTGTATCAATCCCTTCTGGCTGGCTTCGGCTCCGCCGACGAACTGCGGCGAGCAGATTATGCGGGCGTTCGATGCGGGATGGGGTGGGGCGGTGTGGAAGACGATCGGGGCCCCGATTACAAACGTGAGCTCGCGGTACTCGTCTATCGACTGGGATGGGCGTCGGATGATGGGGCTCAATAATATTGAGCTGATTTCGGATCGGCCGACCGAGGTGAATCTACGCGAGATCGCCGAGGTGAAGAGGCGGTATCCGAAGCATGTGGTGATTGCCTCGCTGATGGTGGAGAGCAAGCGGGAGACGTGGCACGACATTGTGCAGAAGGTGGAAGATGCCGGGGCGGATGGGCTTGAGCTGAACTTCGGGTGTCCGCATGGGATGAGCGAGCGGGGTATGGGGTCGGCGGTGGGGCAGGTGCCAGAGTACTGCGAGCAGATTACGGGGTGGGTGAAGGAGAAGGCTCGGACTCCGGTGATCGTGAAGCTGACGCCGAATATCTCGGATATTCGGATGCCGGCGCGGGCGGCGAAGAGAGCGGGGGCGGATGCGCTGTCGGCGATCAATACGATCAACTCGATCACGGGGATCGACCTGGATACGCTGGAGCCTAGGCCGAATGTGGATGGGAAGAGCTCGCATGGGGGGTACTGCGGGCCTGCGGTGAAACCGATTGCGCTGAACATGGTGCAGCAGGTGCAATCGGATGCGGCTTCGACGCTGCCGCTTTCGGGGATTGGCGGGGTGGGGAACTGGCGGGATGCGGCCGAGTTCATCCTGCTTGGGTGTGGAACGGTGCAGGTTTGTACGGCGGTGATGCACTACGGGTATCGGATTATCGAAGACCTGCAGGATGGGTTGCTGGAGTGGATGGGCACGAAGGGCTATCGGACTATCGATGACTTTTTGGGGCTGTCGCTGCCGAATGTGAGGGAGTGGAAGAACCTCAACCTGAACTACCAGGTGGTGGCGCGGATCCATGAGGATCTATGTATCGGGTGCCAGCTTTGCTATACGGCTTGCTGGGATGGGGCGCATCAGTGCATTCATCTTGACCGGACGGCGGCGGTGCAGGATATTACTCGGACTCCGGATATGGTGACGGCGGAGAGTGCGCGGAAGATTTCGACGACTCCGATCCCGAAGCTGGATGCGGGTGGACTGGGAAGGTCGAGCAAGGTGACTCCGCTGGAGCGTGTGCCTCGGGTGGATGAGCATCATTGCGTGGGTTGCAATCTTTGCTCCCTGGTGTGCCCGGTAGATGGGTGCATCACGATGGAGCGGATTGAGAATGGATTGGCACCGGAGACGTGGGCGGAGCGGTCGGCTGCGGGGCTTGTGGCGGAGGGTGCGGCTTCGGAGGTTATCAATCCGAATGTGTAA
- a CDS encoding NAD(P)-dependent oxidoreductase: MSERVSFFEQVQVQPEIVARFGDLHPAFDLQAAVPEANRCLFCFDAPCTGACPTHIDVPKFIKKIASGNLSGSAKTILEANVLGASCSRACPVEVLCEGACVMHRYNRQPIEIGRLQRFAMDAFHATGAGLPFEVGAETGKSVALIGAGPASLACAVELRKRGIRATIYDARKLPGGLNTYGIAEYKLPLLESLREIELVAGMGVEFRFGVTVDAAQLAEIEAGSDAVFLGMGLGAIHRLGIAGEEMAGVTNALDLIEGYKSGSITSVPARVAVIGAGNTAIDAAIAAVRLGAQEVTMVYRRGVEQMSAFGFEYEHAKAEGVRFLWYVQPVGLVGDEAVEGLRLGQLETSEDGSLLPVAGSEFSVPVEMVVMAIGQGTHTGFLAGAKVELERGRVLIDRVTGQTSHAKYFAGGDCTNGGREVVDAVADGKRAGLGIAAWLEGQHG, encoded by the coding sequence ATGAGTGAGCGAGTTTCTTTTTTTGAGCAGGTTCAGGTTCAGCCTGAGATTGTGGCGCGGTTTGGCGATCTGCATCCTGCGTTTGATTTGCAGGCGGCTGTGCCGGAGGCGAACCGGTGTCTGTTCTGCTTCGATGCGCCGTGCACGGGGGCTTGCCCGACGCATATCGATGTGCCGAAGTTCATCAAGAAGATTGCGAGTGGGAATCTTTCGGGGTCGGCGAAGACAATTCTTGAGGCGAATGTACTTGGGGCTAGCTGCTCGCGGGCTTGTCCGGTGGAGGTGCTGTGCGAGGGGGCCTGCGTGATGCACCGGTACAACCGGCAGCCGATCGAGATTGGGCGGCTGCAGCGGTTTGCGATGGATGCGTTTCATGCGACGGGGGCTGGACTGCCGTTCGAGGTTGGGGCGGAGACGGGTAAGTCTGTTGCGCTGATCGGGGCTGGGCCGGCTTCGCTGGCTTGCGCGGTGGAGCTTCGCAAGCGGGGGATTCGGGCGACGATCTACGACGCCCGCAAGCTGCCGGGTGGGTTGAACACGTACGGGATCGCGGAGTACAAGCTGCCTTTGCTGGAGAGCTTGCGAGAGATTGAGTTGGTGGCTGGGATGGGGGTGGAGTTCCGCTTCGGGGTGACGGTGGATGCGGCTCAGCTTGCGGAGATCGAGGCCGGGTCCGATGCGGTGTTTCTTGGGATGGGGCTCGGGGCAATTCACCGGTTGGGGATTGCCGGGGAAGAGATGGCCGGGGTGACGAATGCACTCGACCTGATCGAGGGGTATAAGTCGGGATCGATTACGAGTGTTCCGGCGAGGGTCGCGGTGATCGGGGCGGGGAATACGGCGATCGACGCGGCGATTGCGGCTGTGCGGCTTGGGGCTCAGGAAGTCACGATGGTGTACCGGCGTGGGGTGGAGCAGATGTCCGCGTTCGGGTTTGAATATGAGCATGCCAAGGCCGAGGGCGTGCGGTTCCTTTGGTATGTGCAGCCGGTGGGGCTTGTTGGAGATGAGGCAGTCGAGGGGTTGAGGTTAGGGCAGTTGGAGACTTCGGAGGACGGGTCGTTGCTGCCCGTTGCCGGATCGGAGTTTTCGGTGCCGGTGGAGATGGTAGTGATGGCGATCGGGCAGGGGACACATACGGGATTTCTTGCGGGGGCCAAGGTGGAGTTGGAGCGGGGGCGCGTTTTGATCGACCGGGTTACGGGGCAGACATCGCATGCGAAGTATTTTGCGGGTGGGGATTGTACAAACGGAGGGCGAGAGGTCGTGGACGCCGTCGCCGATGGAAAACGGGCAGGGCTGGGGATTGCGGCCTGGCTGGAGGGACAGCATGGCTAA
- a CDS encoding Zn-dependent hydrolase — MALDARRMIADLEELKALTADARGAQRVAWTPVWLKARGWFQDKVKALGLEHHLDAAGNSWSTLAGESEKVLLLGGHLDSVPNGGWLDGCLGVLASLEVVRSLNEEYGGRPPVTVRVVDWADEEGARFGRSLFGSSAFAGTHTVAADRVRTDRDGVKLEDALRECGIDIERIGDAAVEKAGAVAYLELHIEQGPVLEAMGLPLGAVTGTKGVERHAITFYGQEAHSGSTPMGVRRDALAAAAKLALEIRPIAKKHADAVATMGSVKTFPGIVTAVVGRCETTLDMRDLDAEVLAEMLARADGASRKFAGEEGCTVEWSRIWSIEPIPFDARLVEMCDEAVREVAGVSHRLPSGPLHDAAEVARAGIPTVMMFVQSLAGLSHNSAEDTRKEDLGMACEAFGRLAGKTMAWVVEA, encoded by the coding sequence TTGGCGCTTGATGCACGAAGGATGATTGCGGATTTAGAGGAACTGAAGGCTTTGACGGCGGATGCGCGTGGGGCGCAGAGGGTGGCGTGGACGCCGGTGTGGCTGAAGGCGCGAGGGTGGTTTCAGGACAAGGTGAAGGCGCTTGGGCTCGAGCATCACCTGGATGCGGCGGGGAACTCGTGGTCTACGCTGGCGGGTGAATCGGAGAAGGTGCTGCTGCTTGGGGGGCATCTGGATTCGGTGCCGAACGGTGGGTGGCTGGATGGATGCCTTGGGGTGCTGGCTTCGCTGGAGGTTGTGCGGAGTTTAAACGAGGAGTACGGCGGGCGCCCTCCGGTTACGGTTCGGGTGGTGGATTGGGCGGATGAGGAAGGGGCCCGGTTTGGGCGGAGCCTGTTTGGGTCTTCGGCGTTCGCTGGGACGCATACGGTCGCGGCGGATCGGGTACGGACGGATCGGGATGGGGTGAAGCTCGAGGATGCGCTGCGGGAGTGTGGGATCGATATCGAGCGGATTGGCGATGCTGCGGTCGAGAAGGCTGGGGCGGTGGCCTATCTTGAATTGCATATCGAGCAGGGGCCGGTGCTGGAGGCGATGGGGCTTCCGCTTGGCGCGGTGACGGGAACCAAAGGCGTGGAGCGGCATGCGATCACGTTTTATGGGCAGGAGGCGCATTCGGGATCGACCCCGATGGGGGTGAGGCGAGACGCGCTGGCTGCGGCTGCGAAGCTTGCGCTCGAGATTCGGCCGATTGCGAAGAAGCATGCGGATGCGGTGGCGACGATGGGGAGCGTAAAGACATTTCCGGGGATCGTGACTGCTGTTGTCGGGCGATGCGAGACGACGCTGGATATGCGGGATCTCGATGCGGAGGTGCTGGCTGAGATGCTGGCACGGGCGGATGGGGCGAGCCGGAAGTTCGCGGGGGAGGAAGGATGTACGGTCGAGTGGTCGAGGATCTGGAGTATTGAGCCGATTCCATTCGATGCGCGGCTGGTCGAGATGTGTGATGAGGCGGTGCGGGAGGTCGCGGGGGTGTCGCACCGGTTGCCTTCGGGTCCGTTGCATGACGCGGCGGAGGTGGCGCGGGCGGGGATTCCTACGGTGATGATGTTTGTGCAGTCGCTGGCTGGGTTGAGCCATAACAGCGCGGAGGATACGCGGAAGGAAGATCTGGGGATGGCTTGTGAAGCGTTTGGACGGCTGGCCGGGAAGACGATGGCGTGGGTGGTAGAGGCGTAG
- a CDS encoding response regulator: protein MEGKSLGLDQAGVVSENKRAVDWTSVPCGTETILLADDDRAVRMLTATILEKKGYTVLAVCDGDEALHWIQERPDDFDLLITDMNMPGINGQELALKVLGWRRGIKVLLVSGSMETLEMLEVLRREEDMRFLEKPYTPMALCLKVREVLELS, encoded by the coding sequence ATGGAAGGTAAGTCTTTGGGATTAGACCAGGCTGGTGTTGTTTCAGAAAACAAACGGGCAGTGGATTGGACGAGCGTACCGTGCGGGACGGAGACGATTCTGCTGGCGGACGACGATAGAGCGGTGAGGATGTTGACCGCCACGATCCTTGAGAAGAAGGGGTATACGGTCCTCGCTGTATGTGATGGGGATGAGGCGCTGCATTGGATTCAGGAACGGCCGGATGATTTCGACCTTTTGATCACGGACATGAATATGCCGGGGATCAATGGTCAGGAGCTGGCGCTGAAGGTGCTGGGCTGGCGGCGCGGGATCAAGGTTCTGCTGGTGTCAGGATCGATGGAGACGCTGGAGATGCTGGAGGTGCTTCGGCGTGAGGAGGATATGCGGTTTCTGGAAAAGCCGTATACACCGATGGCCTTATGCCTCAAGGTGCGGGAAGTGCTCGAACTCAGCTAG